The stretch of DNA TGAAATGCGGTATCTTTGTTTCTcacacaaacaaaacaaacaccttTGTGAAGTGTGAACCGTGTTATGTTGTGTTGTGTTCAGCAATAACCAGACCATTCTAATCACAAACGGTGCGCATGttcacaacacaacacaaactTGTTCTTCATTCATCTTCCTCCAATGAGCACCACTACTCTACCTTCTGTTCCACCACAAGATGCATGGACTCTCACTTCTCACAACTACCTCTCTCGTTGGGATTCCCTCTCTCACCAGGTACTATCTTCTTCTCCAATTTCCCCATCACACCCTTTAGGGTTTCCCTTTACTTATCTTCATAACCCtaattcctttttcttttcttttcttttttaattcattCTCGACTACAATTTTGATTAATCTAGCTTATTAATGccataaaaaatagatttttattttcaatttcaaaattgggtattttattttcttcattttacaCTCTTTAGGGATTGATTTTAATATTGGTATTGCTATTTTGTGCAGTCAACTATCCCAATTTCAATATCTAGAGTTAACCAAGTTGATGCTGCAAGATTGGACATTGAAATGTCAGCCATGTTGAAAGAACAGTTGGTTAAAGTCTTCACTTTGATGAAggtaatttcatattttttgttgtGGAAACAATGAATTAATTTCTATGGTAGTTGTAATTTACCaagagtttttttatttgttgatacacaaatttaacattaattttgacAATAGATTAGTATGGTTATAAGATAGTTCAAATATGTGCTTAGTGCTTAAGAATGTTTGCcaaatgattaataaaatataataaggTGTCACAACTCGTTAACCATCCACTAAACacaattaatcacaattttgaaTGTTATTAATCACATTTTCAGTTGTTCAAATATACACATATATCAAATCAATTAATCATCCAAATCATGTTCAAATATACATGATCAAAGGACTTGGTTGACAATGTTCAAAATTGTTTGTGGTTAATAGTATTCCAATGATGGTTATTGAGTTGCGACACCTTGCTATATTCATTAACTATCTGTTGAACTATGTTAATCACATATTTGAACTGTCTTAACCATCTAATTTGTTGTCAAATTTGATGTAAATTTTGtgtgaaaatattatttctcaTCGACTAATTGTGCTATTAATTTGGAAATTGGAAACTGCTTTCAACATCTttcaagttattttttgctgtttttttggGATTAGCCAGGAATGTTATTTCAATATGAAGCAGAGCTTGATGCTTTCCTTGAGTTTCTTATTTGGAGATTCTCAATTTGGGTGGATAAGCCAACTCCCGGTATTGCTCTCATGAATTTGAGGTATAGAGATGAGCGTGCAGTTGAAGCAAGAGAAAAAGGTATGAAGGTCTGAATATTATCTGTTTGTAGTTCTGTTTAGCTAAACTGGCCTTCAGAGTCGTGAGATAGCTCTGTATTTTATTTGCTATTTAATACTGTAAAATGTAAGGGTTAAACACTGAGAATGAATTCCCTGTATCACCGCTATTTGTTATTGATGGTATGATGAGTGATTATTCGCTGATATATGTGCAACTGATGATGTCCTTTTGAGGCATTTGAATacgaaatttttaaacatgcATGTTTGAATACGTCTTTCAAGTCTTCTTCTTTTTAGTTTGACCTTAGATACTCACATCATCTATATCATTTTTACAATGCAACATGGTCATATAGAAGTGGCACACTGCTAAAGATTTTAATCATATAATTTCATAAGGTGTTTCCTTGCTTTAACTAATCAATAATATGGCTAATATTCTAGTGATATTTATACTTTTCTTTGAATATTGTCCATATTTCATACTTGTACTGTGTTCATCTTAACTTATCATTCTTTTATGGTGCTTTCCATGCAGTAAGAACTGGTCTGGAGGGACCTGGACTCACTGTTGCTCAGAAGCTTTGGTATTGTATTGCCACTGTTGGTGGTCAGTATATTTGGGCTCGCTTACAATCGTTCTCTGCATTTCGTAGGTGGGGTGATACTGAGCAGGTATATTTTAAATTTGGCCTTTTGAGCCATACACTGTCACCTTCAAAACTGTAGGCCATTGTGGATAGAAGTGAGCTCTAATTTGACATATTTTTCAGAGACCATTGGCACGGCGTTTATGGATCTTCATACAAAGAATAGAAGGGATTTATAGAGCTGCTTCATTTGGAAACCTATTGATATTTCTTTGCACGGGAAGGTGATTCTTTTGAACAACCAGACAATTCACACAGCACTATTTGTTTCTCCAGTTTGAgtcttttgaaaatttcatttcCAAGGGCCTGTTGACTGTTGTGTTTTTAGTGTCGGAAGTCCAACTTCATGGGTGGTTGGTCGACCCAAGGACTAGATAGCGAGGGTTTCAGATCTTTTGGATATTTACATAactaattaaaagaagaaatcaTGGGAAACATCTCAACAGTTGGTTGCATTTAGCCTGTATGGTCTTCATGTTCCCTAGGACGAACATGATTTACTTGCTCTTTAAAACTCATCTTGTTGTCTGCCATTTTGAAACAGATATCGAAATCTTATTGAAAGAGTCTTACGAGCTAGGCTTGTATATGGGAGCCCAAATATGAACCGTGCTGTTAGCTTCGAGTATATGAACCGACAATTAGTTTGGAATGAATTCTCGGTACTTCTCCTCttcatccaatttttttttattcttagtTTGTGGAATCCTGTGGCTTAAACATGATACTTTTACTTTTTGAAATTTGTTATGAACTAGGTTTTATTTACATTAAGCTCTTCATATGTTGAGCACAATTCATGGGATGTATTGACAgcattgtttttcatttttagcttatgattttctttttgatgCTAATGATGTCTGGTTCTTATGGCAGGAAATGTTATTGTTGCTTCTTCCTCTTCTTAATTCGTCGTCTGTAAAGAATCTCCTCCGACCTTTTTCTAAGGATAAATCATCAAGTTCGGATGAGGATACCACTGCATGTCCTATTTGTCAGGCTACTCCAATCATTCCTTTTGTTGCTTTACCTTGTCAGCACAGGTACATCTCTGGACATCTACTCTCATCTTGCATTATCTTTTAGCTGTTTATGAGCATTTCACTGGCCATCACTTTTGATAATTTTGAAGAACTTGTTGGTGTGGAATGTTTGTATATCACAACTATAGTTGTTTATGTGCTTCAAACTAAACTGTTTCTCATTATCGGACTTTGGCTAATAAATGCTTTACAACTTCTTTCTGCTAGATATTGTTACTACTGTCTTCGGACACGGTGTGCTGCTGCCCCTTCATTTAGGTGTTCGAGGTGCAGTGAGCCAGTTGTTGCCATGCAACGACATGGTGGTGTTGCCACGGGATGATTGTTATTCACAGAGAAGGAAAAAATTCTTAGAGTTAGGGAGCATTTGGTGTAACTTACACAGAAttagcatataaaaaaaaagcctGAAATTGTGGTGGTATATTTTTCCACTTTATTTGGATTTTCTCTTATTATTTATACATttaattggaaagaaaaaataaatcaaatttcttcAAAGCACCACTTACTCCATTGAGTGGGATGTATTGTCTCTTGGAGCAATGTTATCATTCTACATCTCTATTTGAAGGTTCAAATTTGTATACATTAACTGAGGggtatttattagtaaaaaaaaaaattcagggGTATTTAGAATAGTTTGAGTTTATCGTATTTCATGGACACTTATATTTATTGTTAAGAAAAATGTatgttgttttcaatttatttcaaTATTTAAACTAAGGTATTgaactcaagtgattaatgagcttCCCCTAGAACGGATCGTTCGGGAGAACTCGAGTTCAATTCCTGGTGTGGACAATTCTTGGCTGAAATTTCCtaacctcgcggccgaactttGAATTACTGAGATCCCTGCCCCTAAGAACTAGAGAGTTaatgcaaaaacaaaaacaaaaacaaaaaataaattatttcaatattttttccaaaataactTATGTTTGGTTAAAGTATCATGGAAATAAGTAAATCAGATAATAAAAAATCTTGAActttacttttattattatacaacattatatattttacttttatttaccTAACAATAGGTTAGCAATGTCACTTTCAAAGagttatttttaaaagatatctAGTTAGAATAAATTAGGTTGTAcatcaaacataaaaatgatTATCTTCTAGAACTTGGTCACCAACCATGCAAACCCGtgataaggtttttttttatatatttttttttatgattatccATGATCTAGTTATTAGTAAACAATATGAAAAGTGGTTTGATGCCATGAGTGAAAAGGGAGGAGGCAACAACAGGATTGgtacacattatattacagaCTTGACAACAAGCAAGTTAAGTGTTAAAGTACCATTTCAACATGATTTGCAATCGTGTTATTGCATCATTTAATTATACAATTCTTAATTATTAATGCAGAGCCGATAATaagaatatataaacaatattttagaATCCATTTGGGACATTATCATCgtaaatttggaaaaatgttATTTGATAACTATACATCTTAAGAGACAATGTGATCAGAAAAGATagataaataaagtaaataggcttaattagtaaaatgatctcttaaagatattttttgttttatattggttccttaaagaaaaaaaatgtctgaataggtccttaagaaaaaaaatatccgaataagtcccttaaagaaatctccgttaatcagtttggtcttgTCGGTACGCACTTGAAGCTTGTATACTTATGTTTTATTGGTGGACAACTCTCCAAACAACACAATGGCCTCAGTTTGGTATTGAGGACGTAAGAGTAATGGTAAATCTATATGTTGGTTGTTGGTATTGCTATCCATGATTTGTCCTTCCTAAATGCATGACTTAGTTGTGAAGAGTTATGACTTTCAAGTAAATCACAATAAGCTACATGACATACATTAGATATCTTGTTTACTAACTTAACTTTGTTTACTTAACTAATGCTTACATCACAAAAAGGAGTAGGTCATGTGATTGAATAAAGTTATTGTTAAcatgaaatataagtaaaatgctGGGCAAATGCATTTAGAAATCTTTAAGTTTTGCGTTTATAATAGTTACGTAATCTACATTTTAGCTAATAAGTCGGTATTTAAGTTTCTAATTTGTTGGACTATTATCCTTCTTTTAGTTATCCTTCAATTGGGACTCAATTGTCCGGACCTCATGTTTCACATCATATTGATTATTGAGCCTCAAATTCATCATGGTTAACAT from Trifolium pratense cultivar HEN17-A07 linkage group LG5, ARS_RC_1.1, whole genome shotgun sequence encodes:
- the LOC123885602 gene encoding peroxisome biogenesis protein 2 — protein: MSTTTLPSVPPQDAWTLTSHNYLSRWDSLSHQSTIPISISRVNQVDAARLDIEMSAMLKEQLVKVFTLMKPGMLFQYEAELDAFLEFLIWRFSIWVDKPTPGIALMNLRYRDERAVEAREKVRTGLEGPGLTVAQKLWYCIATVGGQYIWARLQSFSAFRRWGDTEQRPLARRLWIFIQRIEGIYRAASFGNLLIFLCTGRYRNLIERVLRARLVYGSPNMNRAVSFEYMNRQLVWNEFSEMLLLLLPLLNSSSVKNLLRPFSKDKSSSSDEDTTACPICQATPIIPFVALPCQHRYCYYCLRTRCAAAPSFRCSRCSEPVVAMQRHGGVATG